TTCGGCAGAACTGGCCAAGAAAGAAATAGATGTGATTTCTGTTCCTAGCAAGTGTCTGCTCTTTGTACACGAGCCCAAGTTAAAAGTGGACTTAACAAAGTATCTGGAGAACCAGGCGTTCTGCTTTGACTTTGCATTTGATGAAACAGCTTCAAATGAGGTCGTCTATAGGTGGGTCCCTTGGCTTTTTCCCCTACCCCCCCCCGTCATCCCCTTTGGTCTCCTCCATGCAAGACGCTGTGGTAACACTGCTCACAGGCGTGCAGAGCTCTAAAGCCCTTCCTGGCCTCCTCTCGTGTTTTCTGTGGGTCAGCTATCACATGGAGTCGGGTCTAGGCCTGGTTTCTGGGCTGCCGTATGCCAATTTGCAGCTTTAGCAGCACATCCTTGAGTGGCTGAGAAGCGAGGTTACCCATTGCATTCTCTGAGACTGGTCTGGGCAGGCTTCAAGGGTGCTTCCAGTGTCTCATGCATCCACCCCATTACCCACTCAGCAAACTCTAGGACTACTCTGTCTAATATAGCACCCACTAGCCTCATGTGGCTGTtgaataaaacttaaataaaattcttaagtcACATTTCAAGTTCTTGATAGCCACGTGTGGAAGTGGCTACTGTTGGACAGCACAGACATGGAGTACTTGCATCACCACAAGATGTTCTACCCAATGACACTGCTCTAAACCAGAAGCTGACAAGCTTCTGGGCCATTCTTGGCTCAATTCCTTTTTATAGAACTCTCaaactaagaatggtttttatgtctttaaagGATTGTTTTAAAGCAATGTGACAGACCTGTGTGGCCCACAAAGCCTCCAATAGTTTAGACTCCTAAATATTTAGAGGGTTCCCTCTGATCCTTGTAGCCTGTCTTCTGCTGGGAGTCAGCTGCTGGGTTCAGGCTTCCATCTTCTGTCTCCAGAGTCAGCCAAGGGGCTGGCGGCTCAGAGTGGGGGCCATCAGTTAGCAAGTCAGGCCAGCCTGCTTCAGTCAGCTAGGAGAATTTCGGATTTGTAAGTGGGGCTGGAGGCAGGTTGGGGCCACTTTTCAGGAAAGGATTACTAGTGCTTGGAAGGAGGAATCGAGGACCCAGGAATTCTTCAGTGGAAGGGCAGCAGGACCATGTTCCAGGGTGCACATTTTGGTCAGAGATGTACACTCTTCCCTATCCTTTCTCCTAGGTTCACAGCAAGGCCACTGGTACACACAATTTTCCAAGGTGGAAAAGCAACCTGTTTTGCATATGGTCAGACAGGAAGTGGCAAGACACACGTGAGTATTTAGGCATAGCTGGGCGTGAGTTTGCTCACGGGGCAACAGGGGCTTTCTGAAAAAGAAGACAGTGAGTTTCTTGTAGAAAATCCCCTCTGTGCAGGGGCCCCATCACCAGATAGGCTTGCTGCGCCAGGTGCAGAGAGAGGCCTTAGCAGGTCCAGCCTCCTGGCTCTGGTGTGGCCTGTGGTGGCGATGGAGCCAGCAGTGCTCTAGCCTAGGCCAAGTGCCCTTTACCAAGGTCTTCTGCCCCTTTCTTTTGCAGACAATGGGTGGAAACCTCTATGGGAAAGCCCAGAATGCATCCAAAGGAATCTATGCGATGGCCTGTAAGTAGTGTGTTCTGCTGCAGTGGGGCTGGGCACAGAAAGCAGGCTGCTGACTTCATCCATGATCTCTCCCGTAGCCCACGACGTCTTCCTCCTGAAGAATCAGCCCCGTTACCGGAACCTGGGCCTGGAAGTCTATGTGACATTCTTTGAGATTTATAACGGGAAGGTACCTGCCAAGGAGACCCTGTTTATGCTGTTGGGACCCCTGAACTCTAAAACCTGAAATTGGCTAGAAATGGTAGAAGCCCAGCAATCTGTGAGCTGTGAAACTTTTGGGCCACTCTGCCCTTCCAGGTCGGGGGAGGGGGTTACCTGATGGTGGGACCGAGCTCAGCAAGTGCGGCAGGGACACTCCTCAGAGCTCTTAGGAGGGAGGTTTGCCCCGTGTGTGCCTGTGCTCCCTCTGCCCGCCGCCTTCATAACTCTTTTCCCTTTGATCACCTGTATGTATTTTCACACTCACATTcatccttcctctctcacttccAATCCCCATCTgtgtgtgaataaataaatacacacacacacaactctgtTTTTGCAGAGTCGTCTGTCCCGCTTAGAGCAGAATCTAGATTGTAGTAACAGCTAATATTGATCATTAATGTGATGTGTGCTAAGCACTATTCTAAGCGCTTGTTTCAATTCATTTTATTAATCACAACACCCTACAAGGAAGTATTACTGTCACTATTCTGCAGATGAGAAATAAGCCTAGAGTCAGTGGTTAAGGACTATCCAGGCTCACACAGCTAGTATAGTATCAGAGTTGCATCACACTGAAACAGCCCGGTTTAGAAAGCACGCCCTCTGCTAGTCTACTCAGCTCGTCCTCTGTGTGCCTTTCCCGCTGCCTGCCCTTATCTGTACTCGGATAGTCCCTGccggagggaggaggcaggtggggtgcCCGGTGCCTGATGGCCTTAGCCTTGCTCCCCTGCCTGTCACAGCTGTTCGACCTGCTCAACAAAAAGGCCAAGCTGCGAGTGCTGGAGGACGGGAAGCAGCAGGTGCaggtgctggggctgcaggagcaCCCGGTGAGCTGTGCTGACGACGTCATCAAGATGATCGACATAGGAAGTGCCTGCAGGTCAGAATTCTGGCGAGGGGAAGGGGCCACTGCCTAATGCCCAGTTCAGGTGACAGCTAGCCCTGAGCCTGCTGTGGTTCCACAGAGGCCCTCACCTTCTCCACCTTGGGGAGAGCTGCGAAGGCCTCTTCAGTACGGTGCCACAAAGAGGCTCATCAGGAACAACTCGAAATGTCTTAAATGTGACCAAGGCAGGCTTTATTCCTGGACTCTTACCCCAGAGGCATGCTTCCTGACTTCTTTCTTTACTGTTCCCTCCCTCTGTGATGGGAGACAGGAGCTCTGGGTCTGTTCTAGGCTGGAAGTACTGGGGCCACAGCTCCCGTGCAGAGGTGGGGGAGCACTCTTCGTCCAGGGCCCTGGGCATGGTCCAGTGGAGTGCTGAGCAGCTCTTGGAGGCCCAGGGAGCAAGCTGGGCCCTCACGTTGTGGCAAATGGTTCATGACAACCCCTCCTTCCCTTTGTGCCTTGCAACAGAGGCAGCTCAATTTTCCCCGTGTTTTTAAGGGCCCGCAGGTCTGGCCAAGCCCCTAGCACAGAATCCAGTACTGTGGCTGCCAGGAAAACTGACTAGGTCCAGAGCTGGAGGGAGAGCTTCTGCCCAGGGAAGGCAGAACAGAAAGATAAAGTTACAGGACTTCTTAGACTCTTGATCCGTGTCCCTCTCTAACAGGGGACTCACTGCTGCGGCCTGGGGGCACCTTGGACCAGGTGCCATGGTGGCTGGCGACTGCAGGAGCTCATAGCCTTTCTTTGCCCTCCTTTACCATAGGACCTCGGGGCAGACATTTGCCAACTCCAACTCTTCCCGCTCCCATGCCTGCTTCCAGATTCTTCTTCGAGCCAAAGGGAGAGTGCATGGCAAGTTCTCTTTGGTGGATCTGGCAGGGAATGAACGAGGTGCGGACACTTCCAGTGCTGACCGGCAGACCCGCATGGAAGGCGCAGAAATCAACAAAAGTCTCCTGGCTCTGAAGGTAGCAGGGGCGAGCTAGAGGGGGCTGGTCTCGGGGACAGCTCATGGAGGGCGGGAGTGGGCAgcatgagaggaaggaagggacctCAGTTGCACCTGCTGCCCCCCAGGAGTGCATCAGGGCCCTGGGACAGAACAAGGCTCACACCCCATTCCGAGAGAGCAAGCTGACACAGGTGCTGCGGGACTCCTTTATCGGAGAGAACTCAAGGACCTGTATGGTGAGTAGGGGAGCTTTTAGTCCTGTCCTAGGCAGAGGCCCGGTGCCCTTGGCTGTCTGGGTTTCTGGGCTCTAACTTGACTGAGTTTTACCCTCTGCCTTTCAGTACCAAGCTCCTCTTTGACTACCTCTATGTACCTGTAGTGTGTGTCTGTGCTGCTCTGGGTTTGGGGGAGGTCATTCCTCCCTTACCTGGTGGGAAGGAAGCTACAGAATTCTGAAGGCAGACCTTTGGGGAAGCAAGAAAggcaagccctggctgttgtggcttagttgcttgagtgccagcctgcaaaccaaagggtcaccggttcaattcccagtcagggcacatgcctaggttgtgcgccaggtccccagtgcagggcatatgagaggcaaccacacattgtgtttctctccctctctaccccctttcctctttctctaaatataaagaaataaacatcttaaaaagaaaagaaagggctaTAGCCTTGAATGGCTTTTTGTACCTTCCTTATTTTATCCATAAGCCTTTCTAGCTAGAGTGTGCCCTGCCTCCCCTCAAGGGAATACCCTCTCCCGTCTGCTGGGGAAGATAGGCATTTCTGACTAAGCTCTAAACCCTTCTCCCTGAGACACTATCCCTGAGACAGCCTGGGCAACTGAGGGTTCCAGTAGGAGCCACAGCGCCGTAAGGTGTGACCTTGGTTTGAGGAATGGGTCActgaagagataaagaaggagggGGTAATAAGATGTGCCTTTAAAGGCAgggaatcaatttttaaaaatattttttataatttttaaaattacacttagagagagggaagaacgGGGAGaatcagaaggagagagagataccAGTTTGCTTTTCCACTTActcatgtattcattggttgcttcttgtctgCACCCTGACTAGgtatcaaacctgtaaccttggcgtatcgggatgatactccaaccaactgagctacccggccagggcagaaacccatttttaaagagctttaatCTGTAGTGCCCATGGAGCAAGCTGCCTTGCACAGAATGGGTGCTAAATGAGCTGTCCCTTCAATACCATGTGGGTTTTAGTAGCTTGGAGAGATTCCTCCTGGCAGCCTCTCCCCATGGTCCCCgacttctctccctttccctacaGTCCCCAACCTTTAACCACCCATTCCCTCTTTTGCAGATTGCCATGATCTCACCAGGCATAAGCTCCTGTGAATACACTTTAAATACACTAAGATATGCAGACAGGTACCAGTACCTACggccaggtggggtggggaacagggtgtgggaggagggaaatgAATGGCAGAGATGAAAGAGGGAAGAGATTCTGGGGTTAAGCGCATACTGTCTACTCTTCTGTGATTCAGTGAACCTGAGGCTCAGGAGTTTGGACATGATGCTAGGTCTGTCCCACACCTCTCCAGGCCCCAGTAGGGAGTCAGCATGCATGAGGGTCTTTTTCTAGGCCAAAGGCAAAGCTGCCACTCCATCCCCTTGAAGCCTCAAGCCTGACAATCTTAAGTGGCACAGCACTCTTGGTACAGCCAAGGAGGTTGCGATGGAATCTGAGACTTTCTTGTTTCCTCAGGGTCAAGGAGCTGAGCCCCCACAGTGGGCCCATTGGGGAGCAGCCAGTTCAGATGGAAATAGAAGAGACAGAAGCCAGCTCGAATGGCTCCCTGACCGCAGACAATGtaaggggcagggtggggccaagCAGGACAGAACCATGGCCCGCTGAGATGGGAACTGGGCCATACTGTTGCATCTCTCCTTTTGGCCCCCTTAGTTTTccaaggaagaagaagaagaactgtCTTCCCAGATGTCCAGCTTTAATGAAGCCATGACCCAGAtcagggagctggaggagagggCTGTGGAAGAGCTGAAGGAGATTATACAGGTGGGAagccggcctggcctggcctggaagGGACCAGGTACcgccctggcccaggcctgcaGCTGCGCTCAGCACCATTCCTCGAATGTGACCTGGGCTTCACTCCCACAGGTCTTCATGTTGGCGTGGCAAGAGGCAGCCCCTACCCCAGCATTCCCTAATTCTCCAACTGTGCGTCCATCTGCTCTTAGGCAGCTAACACCACACCCTCTTCTTCAGCCTGGCACACGTAGGCTTTCCTCCGTCCTAGCCGGAGCTAGTCTCTTTCGCCATGCTTCTGATTGGGGGTTTTGGAGGGTGGTTTATATGCAGGGACCTTGCTACTCGGTGAATGTTCAGTGAGTACGTTCTATATGCCAGCTCCTGAACTGAGGCCAAGGACCAAAACCATGAAGTATGGATCGTAGACCCTAAAATAAGACTAGTTGAATCCTGATTCTCCAATTTGCAAGCCGATTTCCTTGTGAAAGTCATTTAGCTTTACTAGGCctcaaaccgaagggtcaccagtttgattcccagtcagggcacatgcctgggttgtaggccaggtccccagcaggttcccagttaggggcatgccagaggcaacccattgatgtatctcttgcgcatcaatgtttctctccctcttttcccctctaaaaataaacaaataaataataataaatcttttttaaaaatggccttaTGGTTCATGCCAGAGGCCCAGACTTCATTCTGAGGGCAGTGGATGCCTTTGAAGGAAGTTAAGTGCAGTGGTGCCATGGTCATATTAGAGCTTTGGGCACATCATTGTAGCCACAGTGTGGAGTCTGGTTTGGGGACATGGGGAGAGTGTGAAGAGAGGCAGTTGAGCGTTGAGAGCCATTAGGAGATCATTAGAAAGAGATATTGGTGCCTAGACTGAGTGTGCCAATGACCATGGGATTGGCATAACAGCAAGAGATTCAAGAACCATTTAAAGGGTGGACTTCGTAGGATTTGGGGACaagaaaggtgaaagaattaagtTGTTGCTCCAATTTCTGGCTTGGGCTTCAAGACGGAGGACAGCATGCATTTGGCATAATAGACAGGGATAGGAGGAGGggataaagggactaaatggtaatggggggaaaatacaataaaataaacatatgaagagatggggaagagtttggggtggggaagaggatgGATTCAGTTTGAGGACTTCTGCAGAAGAGAgtcaggaggcaggggtgggccaTGCCTGGAGGAATGGACTTCTTGCCCAGGCATCTGCATTGAAGTAGGGCCTCAGGAATGACTTGCTAAATTGGCTTGGTCATTGTTTGAACTGACAAGGTCATCCCTGTGCTGTTGCAGCAAGGGCCAGGCTGGCTTGAGCTCTCCGAGATGACTGAACAGCCAGACTATGACCTGGAGACCTTTGTGAACAAGGCAGAGTCTGCCCTGGCCCAGCAAGCCAAGCACTTCTCAGCCCTGCAAGGTGGGTGCAGTTGGGTGGGATGCAGCAGGACGGGGCCTCTGCGGGTGATGGCAGCTCTGCCCCAAGGGAATGGGGCCTCTGAGACACTCACTGACCCCGAGTGTACTACCTCCCATTCCTTCCAGATACCATCAAGGCCTTGCGTCTGGCCATGCAGCTGGAAGAGCAGGCCAGCAAACAAATGAGCAGCAAGAAACGGCCCCAGTGACGACTGCAAATAAAGATGCTTGGTTTCACGCCAGCCTTTCACCATCTAACCCCTCCCCGGGAACTTTGGGCTCAGGTTCTGAGCTGAAACAGGCTTTGGTAAATGCCAAGTATTGGGGCATCAGGGCCGG
This Phyllostomus discolor isolate MPI-MPIP mPhyDis1 chromosome 5, mPhyDis1.pri.v3, whole genome shotgun sequence DNA region includes the following protein-coding sequences:
- the KIF2C gene encoding kinesin-like protein KIF2C isoform X2 — protein: MESSLQDRLFPGLDIKIQRSNGLIHSASIRTVDLEKACVSVEWTEGGATKGKEIDFDDVAAINPELLQLLPLHPKDNLPLQVNVTRQKRRSVNSKIPAPKEGLRSRSTRMSTVSEGRITTQENNMEVELPAPANPRRHFSVPIRRKSCIVKEMEKMKNKREEKRAQNSEMRMKRAQEYDNSFPNWEFARMIKEFRATLDCHPLNMTDPIEEHRICVCVRKRPLNKQELAKKEIDVISVPSKCLLFVHEPKLKVDLTKYLENQAFCFDFAFDETASNEVVYRFTARPLVHTIFQGGKATCFAYGQTGSGKTHTMGGNLYGKAQNASKGIYAMASHDVFLLKNQPRYRNLGLEVYVTFFEIYNGKLFDLLNKKAKLRVLEDGKQQVQVLGLQEHPVSCADDVIKMIDIGSACRTSGQTFANSNSSRSHACFQILLRAKGRVHGKFSLVDLAGNERGADTSSADRQTRMEGAEINKSLLALKECIRALGQNKAHTPFRESKLTQVLRDSFIGENSRTCMIAMISPGISSCEYTLNTLRYADRVKELSPHSGPIGEQPVQMEIEETEASSNGSLTADNFSKEEEEELSSQMSSFNEAMTQIRELEERAVEELKEIIQQGPGWLELSEMTEQPDYDLETFVNKAESALAQQAKHFSALQDTIKALRLAMQLEEQASKQMSSKKRPQ
- the KIF2C gene encoding kinesin-like protein KIF2C isoform X1, with protein sequence MESSLQDRLFPGLDIKIQRSNGLIHSASIRTVDLEKACVSVEWTEGGATKGKEIDFDDVAAINPELLQLLPLHPKDNLPLQVNVTRQKRRSVNSKIPAPKEGLRSRSTRMSTVSEGRITTQENNMEVELPAPANPRRHFSVPTGPPRNACPAVAETPFPMVSEEVEEQVHSIQGSSSANPVSSVRRKSCIVKEMEKMKNKREEKRAQNSEMRMKRAQEYDNSFPNWEFARMIKEFRATLDCHPLNMTDPIEEHRICVCVRKRPLNKQELAKKEIDVISVPSKCLLFVHEPKLKVDLTKYLENQAFCFDFAFDETASNEVVYRFTARPLVHTIFQGGKATCFAYGQTGSGKTHTMGGNLYGKAQNASKGIYAMASHDVFLLKNQPRYRNLGLEVYVTFFEIYNGKLFDLLNKKAKLRVLEDGKQQVQVLGLQEHPVSCADDVIKMIDIGSACRTSGQTFANSNSSRSHACFQILLRAKGRVHGKFSLVDLAGNERGADTSSADRQTRMEGAEINKSLLALKECIRALGQNKAHTPFRESKLTQVLRDSFIGENSRTCMIAMISPGISSCEYTLNTLRYADRVKELSPHSGPIGEQPVQMEIEETEASSNGSLTADNFSKEEEEELSSQMSSFNEAMTQIRELEERAVEELKEIIQQGPGWLELSEMTEQPDYDLETFVNKAESALAQQAKHFSALQDTIKALRLAMQLEEQASKQMSSKKRPQ